In Ignavibacteria bacterium, the genomic stretch AATTTCCTTTCTCCCTGAACACAACCTCAAGTCGGATGGATCCAGGTAAGTTTTTACATTATACAAATTTAAGAAATTCCATTTCCTTCTGAAGCAGAACATAAGTATGGATTAAGTTCTGGAGTCTATTTGTATCGACTTGTGGTGAGCGGAGCGAATCCACTAACTGCAGGTTCGTTTAGTTCAACAAAGAAGTTAATTTACCTGAGATAAATATTTACGAACATAGAGACGCACCGCGGTGCGTCTCTACAGAAATTATAATGTTACCTCTCTTCTTCTCTTTGCACTAATGTGAATGAATCTTTCATTTGGAACAAATATTAAATTGCCTTGTACGCTGCTAATAATTAACTTTGGATTGTTATGAAGACATACAATTTATTTCTCTCGCTGCTGCTATTCTCTGCCGTATCGTTTGCTCAAACTCCATACGAATTTTTACGGCTTGATGCCAGTGCCCGCTCAGCTGCACTCGGTGGTAGTTTCATTACAAATGCGGACGACCCAAATGTGATGTTTTACAATCCTGCCAATGTAGGATTCATAAAGAAAAATCTTGCCTCTGCAGGCTTTTTCAAGAACCTGCTCGATGTTAATTCCGGATACTTATCATATACACCATATTTAACCGGAATCGGCAGAGTCGGATTCGGAATTATTTACACGAATTACGGAAGCTTTGATCTCACTGATGATTTCGGAAAAAAATTCGGAACATTTAGTGCTAACGACATTGCAGCAGTTTTTAACTATAATAACAGCGTCCAGAAAAATCTTTTTTATGGACTAAATGTAAAACTGATCTACACTGGAGTTCATGATATCAGTTCGTTTGCCGCTGCGATGGATTTCGGTATTACATATTTTGACAGAGAAACTCAATTCGGTGTAGGCGTTGCGGTTCAGAATATTGGGACTCAATTGAAAAGTTTTTACGATAAAAAAGAAAAACTGCCTCTGGATGTCAAATTCGGTATTTCGAAAAAATTAGATCATCTTCCGCTTAGACTTGAATTTTCAATCAGCAAATTGAATGAAGATGCAGGCAGCATAACCTCACGTCTCAAAAATTTCTCTGTAGGCGGTGAATTTTATCTCAGCGACGTAATCAATTTGAGAATTGGCTATAACAATGAA encodes the following:
- the porQ gene encoding type IX secretion system protein PorQ, coding for MKTYNLFLSLLLFSAVSFAQTPYEFLRLDASARSAALGGSFITNADDPNVMFYNPANVGFIKKNLASAGFFKNLLDVNSGYLSYTPYLTGIGRVGFGIIYTNYGSFDLTDDFGKKFGTFSANDIAAVFNYNNSVQKNLFYGLNVKLIYTGVHDISSFAAAMDFGITYFDRETQFGVGVAVQNIGTQLKSFYDKKEKLPLDVKFGISKKLDHLPLRLEFSISKLNEDAGSITSRLKNFSVGGEFYLSDVINLRIGYNNEKRRELKIGPAAGIAGFNAGLGINIYDYRFDYGMSSLGSIGLWHRVNLTMTL